The Aspergillus luchuensis IFO 4308 DNA, chromosome 6, nearly complete sequence genome segment CATACTATTATTCTCGATGGTTGTGGCGGACGCTGGTCGTTATTTTCGTCGCACTGGGTATGATGGTCTGGGCATTCTTGAATTTGGCTTGGTCGGAAGATGAGTTTGAACGGGTTCGTTTGGCATACCTGAGTTAGTGGgtgtgatgctgatgtctGTAGGATATGACGCCGGCGGAGTCTTGGTTTCCTACCCCCAAGGGAGGCGCGCTCGAAGAATGGGCGGAGGATTATAGGAAGGCGGAGGCACTAGTCAGCCAGATGACCCTcatcgagaagatcaacatCACTACTGGTATTGGATGGCAAATGGGGCTTTGCGTCGGGAATACAGGTATGTGTGGTTGAAGGCTATGGATGATGGTTACTAACTGCTCAGGCTCCGCCGATTTGGTCAAGTTCCCCTCGCTGTGTCTACAGGACGGCCCCCTCGGATTGCGTTACGCCGACCTCATCTCTGCCTTCCCCGCCGGTATTACAACAGGAGCGACCTGGAACCGAGATCTTATCAGACAGCGTGGTGCGGctctgggagaggaggctCGCATTAAGGGCGTCAACGTGTTGCTGGGCCCGTCGATGGGCTCCCTCGGTATGATGCCAGCGGGCGGTCGCAATTGGGAGTCGTTTGGCTCAGACCCTGTGCTGCAGGGTGTCGCCGCGGCGGAGACCATTCGCGGCATCCAGAGCAACGGCGTCATGGCCACGGCCAAACATTACATTTTGAACGAGCAAGAACATTTCCGACAGGCGAATGAGTGGGGCATCCCCACAGCTATGTCGTCCAACGTCGGCGACCGTGCTTTGCACGAGGTGTTTGCCTGGCCGTTTGCCGAGAGTATCCGGGCTGATGTGGCCAGCGTCATGTGTGCGTACCAGATGGTGAACAACAGCCATGCTTGTGAGAACAGCAAGCTGCTGAACGGTATTCTGAAGGACGAGATGGGCTTCCAGGGATTCGTGCAGTCGGACTGGTTGGCCCAGCGGTCAGGTATCAACAGCGCCCTAGGGGGTCTGGACATGAGTATGCCAGGTGATGGTCTCCACTGGGCGGACGGAAGGTCCTTGTGGGGACCAGAGTTGACCTGCGCCGTGTTGAACACCTCTGTCCCGATGGACCGGTTGAACGACATGGTGACCCGCATTGTGGCCTCCTGGTACCATCTTGGCCAGGACTTATGGCCTCGGCCTGCTCCGGACGGTGATGGCGGGCCTACCTTTTCCTCGTGGACCAACGATGAGGTCGGATGGCTGCACCAAGGGTCTCCGGATGACGAGGCCTACGGTGTCGTGAACCGGTTCATTAATGCTCAGGGCGAAGGCGAGAATGCACACTCCATCATTGCTCGCAAGGTGGCGGCCGAAGGCAtcgtgatggtgaagaatgACCAGAATACACTGCCCTTGTCCCGCCGGCCAGTGAGCCCATCCGGTGGTCCCTATCGGGTGGGCGTGTATGGCGACGACGCCGGACCGGCTGGAGGACCCAACGCCTGCCCAGACCGGGGCTGCAACCAGGGTACTCTGGCCATGGGCTGGGGTAGTGGAACGGTAGAGTTCCCCTACCTGATCAGTCCTATCGACGCTCTGAATACCGCCTGGGCCACCGAGATCGACATGCACTCGTACATGCGGAATGCCGTGATGCCCGCCGATGCTGCCGACCGAGATCTATGTCTGGTGTTTGCGAACGCCGACTCCGGCGAGGGATACATCTCTTCGGGCGGCATTAACGGCGACCGCAGCAACCTTTTCCTACAGAAGGGCGGCGATTCGCTGATCAAGACGGTAGCCAACAACTGTGGCGGGCCgaccgtggtggtggtgcacgCCGTGGGCCCGGTAGTCGTCGAGTCGTGGATTGACCTTCCAGGGGTCGCCGCAGTTCTGTTCGCGCATCTGCCCGGACAGGAAAGTGGCAACGCTCTGGTGGACGTGCTGTTCGGAGAGGTCGATGCCAGCGGCCGGCTGCCATACACAGTGGGTAAGAGGCTTGCCGACTACGGGCCGGGAGCGCAAGTGCTGTACGAGCCTAATGCACCGGTCCCCCAGGTCGACTTTACAGATGGACTGTACATTGACCACCGTTATTTCGACCGCCACAATATTACTCCACGGTTCGAGTTTGGTTTTGGCCTGTCTTACGCTACGTTCGAGTTGGCCGAACTGCAGGTGAACGCCTTGCAGTCGAAGTCGCGGCTGCCTGCGTCGAGGCCTCCAGCCATGATTTCTCCCCCAGAGTACGATCTTGAGCCGCCACGCAACgaatcattcttcttcccaccaGGATTCAACGTCGTTAGCAAATTTATCTATCCCTACCTGCCATCTCTAGATGGTACTGATCCCGCAAACTACACACACTACCCGATTGGCTACGACAAGCCGCGGACACCGTCACAAGCCGGCGGTGGCTTGGGCGGCAACCCGTCTCTGTTCGAGGAGATGGCGAATGTGGAAGTGCAGGTCCGCAACACGGGACCCCGGTCTGGTCAGACCGTAGTGCAGATGTATGTCTCCTTCCCAGAGGAGGTGACCGAGGAGGGCGACTGGGTGGAGGTGCACGATCGGAGCTCTAGCAAGACAAAGATCGAGCGGGTGCCGGAGAAGATCGACTTTCCGGTGCGCGTGCTGCGGAACTTTACCAAGGTGGCCCTGGAGCCAGGTGAAGCGCAGACGGTGTCGATGAGTCTCAGCCGAAAGGATCTGAGCTATTGGAGTGTGCGGCAGCAGAATTGGGTGATGCCGGATGGAGATTTTGAGATTTGGGTAGGGCAGAGTTCGAGAGATCTCCCGTTGCGAGGATACTATTAGATTTGagtattattagattttcaTGTACATATAGATTTGCTATCAATGATTTTGAAGAAACCTGCAGATTCCAGATGCGCTTATAGTTGTATTCCAGGCTTTGGCCTACTGCTACTTCGTTTCTCTCCATGCTGAACCATCGTCAGTAAGCGGGGCACTTAGAAGACTGAACACACCTGAGCGAGCAACGCCCCATCCACGACGATACCACTTTCCTTATCACAACTAACATCTAATACTCTAAAATCGATGCAATAAAAAGGCCCTCACACAAGGCCACCGACGGATATCCCACCGTCCTACGACACAAACACAGCGAAACTGCCATGACAAGCGCGAGAAAGCACAACTACCTTACTCTCCCCAAGCCTCACCGTGGGctgcgggggaggggcagtGCAACGCGCACCGTCATCAAGAAACAGCCCGTTACACGGCTCTCGCCCCTAACCCTTTTCGGTTTAGGACGTGAAGTTGTGTGTCCTGGTATGATTTGTTcaatctctttccccctgTTATAACTACATGAACTGATTGGTTTTCCCACGGGGTTTCCTGCACCCGCGCTCACACGCTTCGCACAGTCCCAAGTCGCGTCTAACGGACGGGAGTGCAAAGTGACCCCGCCAGAGTGCGTCGGCGTAAGAAAACGGGAGATCAGGACGCGTCGAGGGTGATGCTCTGGAGTATATAGATGCCCTCAAAATAAGTcgttgtagttgtagtttcTTTAGGTCTTTATCACTCTATTCGATTTATTCTGGTCTCGGTACCCTTGCTTTTCTCACTGCTCTTTGGctcttgttcttttccttttctttgcatACCTACCATATCAGCAATGGACTACGCCACCTTTTCTCTAACCCTTTTACAGCTCCTCGTTATGATCGGGGTCTTCAAGCCATTCAAGACAGGATATGATAATTTTTTCATGGTCAAGAATCTTGTTGAGGGTAAGGACACGACGGAGGATTTGGTCAGTGATACTCTGGatgagttggagagggacGGGGGTGTTCGTGGCCTCGCAACGGCGGAAAAGTTGAAGGAGTGTGCTCAGAAGTTGGTTCGTAAGATGCAAGAGATCAGGGAAAGATATGGGAAATGTCGGGGcagtggttggttggttgttgcaTTGAAGCCACGGGTGTATTCGGATGGTAGCGAGTTGAAAGagttggagaggaggttTGAGGTTCTTGTGGATAAGTACAATGAGGTGTTTTATTGGGATTGTTGTAGTGGGTTATGGCCTTGGTTTTTAGTTGTcttggtcgtggtggtggtggtggtggtgtggtaaTTCGGTGAGAAGGATATGCTGAGATGGGATAGGATGGGATAGGATGGGATAGGATGGGATAGGATGGGATAGGATGGGATAGGATGGGATAGGCTGGGATAGGATGGGATAGGCTGGGATAGGCTGGGttaggtggatgatggatgtggaatACGTGAGGTGGACGGCGTGAGTGTGGATGGGAGGAACTATTACTCACTGCTGATATTTCGGGAATGCGAAGCCATAGATAGCCGTTCAAACCCTTTTACTTGGTATTTCTTGGTGACTTGACGGGAGGAAAGAATTGGGTCAGATATCTTATTGTTCTTAATGTGCTTGGTGTGATCTTCCATTTAAACCAGACTGCCAGTAATGAGAATGGATTTAGCATGCTATTAAGTGGATCGAGGAGTGATACATAAGGTAAAAGCCGGTTTCGACCCTTTATGATGATGTAGTTAGGGTTTCTTCAAGATACTATTCCACCATATCAACAAGTATCACATGGAAGATAAATCAGCCATGCTAATTAGCTTTGATCCCACTGTCCCAACAGCACCTACACAAAGCTATTGAGTTTTCTAACGCTCAACATAACCATGAGCTCATATCCATCTCCGCAGCACCAAGTACACCCCCCGCTGCGGGAATACCTTCCGACCCAACCCTACCCGTCCAACTGCCCACCAACTCAGTGGAATACTTCTCCGGATGACCTCAGAGAGATCGAATTATCACTACTACCATAGATATACGTATAAGAAAGCCCTATCCCAGCTCATACTACATGCTGTTCATCTACTACACATCACaccacatccatcccatccccaagacACCGAACGAAGAAAACGAACAAT includes the following:
- a CDS encoding beta-glucosidase (CAZy:GH3;~COG:G;~EggNog:ENOG410PG84;~InterPro:IPR017853,IPR036962,IPR002772,IPR036881, IPR026891,IPR013783,IPR001764;~PFAM:PF14310,PF00933,PF01915;~TransMembrane:1 (i146-170o);~go_function: GO:0004553 - hydrolase activity, hydrolyzing O-glycosyl compounds [Evidence IEA];~go_process: GO:0005975 - carbohydrate metabolic process [Evidence IEA]), with translation MPLPFRDNSSSGRKSSQQQRYTPLHESIPEEVQDDRRYSETFTLSDLSDPDLDEDSRIKLRRVDNAKRSNEASAYANRRSTDVEAYLDSITEAEQELLAAARQYELTDDSDDGDYTVKKKGHHRRTSSFRRHTPRTGWRAYYYSRWLWRTLVVIFVALGMMVWAFLNLAWSEDEFERDMTPAESWFPTPKGGALEEWAEDYRKAEALVSQMTLIEKINITTGIGWQMGLCVGNTGSADLVKFPSLCLQDGPLGLRYADLISAFPAGITTGATWNRDLIRQRGAALGEEARIKGVNVLLGPSMGSLGMMPAGGRNWESFGSDPVLQGVAAAETIRGIQSNGVMATAKHYILNEQEHFRQANEWGIPTAMSSNVGDRALHEVFAWPFAESIRADVASVMCAYQMVNNSHACENSKLLNGILKDEMGFQGFVQSDWLAQRSGINSALGGLDMSMPGDGLHWADGRSLWGPELTCAVLNTSVPMDRLNDMVTRIVASWYHLGQDLWPRPAPDGDGGPTFSSWTNDEVGWLHQGSPDDEAYGVVNRFINAQGEGENAHSIIARKVAAEGIVMVKNDQNTLPLSRRPVSPSGGPYRVGVYGDDAGPAGGPNACPDRGCNQGTLAMGWGSGTVEFPYLISPIDALNTAWATEIDMHSYMRNAVMPADAADRDLCLVFANADSGEGYISSGGINGDRSNLFLQKGGDSLIKTVANNCGGPTVVVVHAVGPVVVESWIDLPGVAAVLFAHLPGQESGNALVDVLFGEVDASGRLPYTVGKRLADYGPGAQVLYEPNAPVPQVDFTDGLYIDHRYFDRHNITPRFEFGFGLSYATFELAELQVNALQSKSRLPASRPPAMISPPEYDLEPPRNESFFFPPGFNVVSKFIYPYLPSLDGTDPANYTHYPIGYDKPRTPSQAGGGLGGNPSLFEEMANVEVQVRNTGPRSGQTVVQMYVSFPEEVTEEGDWVEVHDRSSSKTKIERVPEKIDFPVRVLRNFTKVALEPGEAQTVSMSLSRKDLSYWSVRQQNWVMPDGDFEIWVGQSSRDLPLRGYY
- a CDS encoding uncharacterized protein (SECRETED:SignalP(1-26);~TransMembrane:1 (n4-15c22/23o128-153i)), translating into MDYATFSLTLLQLLVMIGVFKPFKTGYDNFFMVKNLVEGKDTTEDLVSDTLDELERDGGVRGLATAEKLKECAQKLVRKMQEIRERYGKCRGSGWLVVALKPRVYSDGSELKELERRFEVLVDKYNEVFYWDCCSGLWPWFLVVLVVVVVVVVW